A genomic region of Oryza glaberrima chromosome 1, OglaRS2, whole genome shotgun sequence contains the following coding sequences:
- the LOC127768708 gene encoding rop guanine nucleotide exchange factor 9-like, whose amino-acid sequence MVRRHLLRGHSLDRFLPIRSLIMSSSSSFSSSSRGSSSGRWCGVSVAEEDEDDAAVSATTTPPLPPLQKRVLSRSHGSKAKPLGGSVDHLPPVVPPSSKNVRDSGPPSEIDLVKEKFAKLLLGEDMSGTGKGVSSALALSNAITNLAASVFGEQRRLEPMSADRRARWNKEIDWLLSVTDHIVEFVPSQQASTDGTSMEVMGTQQRRDLLINIPALRKLDAMLLEYLDNFKDEQEFWYVKKDADEGEKGDAPRQGDKWWIPTVRVPPEGLPDASKKWILHQKDLVGQVLKAAMAINADVLTEMEIPGEYIETLPKNGRSSLGDSIYKIITDDHFDPNELLSSVDLSTEHKIVDLKDRIEASVVIWQRKISNKLSWGPGVSLEKREQFEERAQTVLLILKHQFPGVPQSSLDISKIQYNKDVGYAILESYSRTLESLAFAVLSRIEDVLHADAIARDPKRTKSRRRPSLVDIPEIIDNALEEEETVNSIDANSQVTNNSIHWQEQEHEDKGARLRKVHRMVTKKLLHIEKVDNLGGGLKSFSHR is encoded by the exons ATGGTGCGGCGGCACCTGCTGCGCGGACACAGCCTGGACAGGTTCCTGCCGATCAGGAGCCTCATCATGTCGTCCAGCTCTTCcttctcgtcgtcgtcacggGGAAGCAGCAGCGGCAGGTGGTGCGGCGTCAGCGTggccgaggaggacgaggacgatgccgccgtctccgcgacgacgaccccgccactgccgccgctgcaGAAGCGGGTGCTGTCGAGGAGCCACGGGTCCAAGGCCAAGCCGCTGGGCGGCTCCGTCGACCACCTGCCGCCGGTGGTGCCGCCATCGTCGAAGAACGTCCGTGACAGTGGACCGCCTTCAG AGATTGATCTGGTGAAGGAGAAGTTCGCCAAGCTGCTGCTCGGCGAGGACATGTCCGGCACCGGCAAAGGTGTCTCCTCCGCTCTTGCTCTCTCCAACGCCATCACAAATCTCGCAG CTTCGGTATTCGGGGAGCAGCGCCGGCTCGAGCCCATGTCTGCCGACCGGAGAGCTCGATGGAACAAGGAGATCGACTGGCTGCTGTCGGTCACCGACCACATCGTCGAGTTCGTCCCTTCGCAACAGGCGTCCACGGATGGAACCAGCATGGAG GTGATGGGTACCCAGCAGCGCAGAGATCTTCTCATCAATATCCCGGCATTGCGAAAACTCGACGCCATGCTCCTT GAGTATCTTGACAATTTCAAAGATGAACAAGAATTCTGGTACGTAAAAAAAGACGCAGATGAGGGTGAAAAGGGCGATGCGCCAAGACAGGGCGACAAGTGGTGGATCCCTACAGTTCGAGTCCCTCCCGAGGGTCTGCCAGATGCGTCGAAAAAATGGATTCTGCACCAGAAAGACCTTGTAGGGCAGGTGCTGAAGGCAGCCATGGCTATCAATGCTGATGTTCTTACAGAGATGGAGATCCCGGGAGAGTACATTGAAACTCTGCCTAAG AATGGAAGGTCTAGTCTTGGAGACTCGATATACAAAATTATAACTGATGATCATTTCGATCCCAATGAGCTCTTAAGTTCTGTAGACTTGTCGACAGAGCACAAGATCGTCGATCTCAAAGACCGAATTGAGGCCTCCGTTGTAATTTGGCAGAGGAAAATTTCCAATAAGCTTTCCTGGGGCCCCGGTGTTAGCTTGGAGAAGCGAGAGCAGTTCGAAGAGCGGGCACAAACTGTCCTACTCATCCTCAAGCACCAGTTCCCTGGGGTTCCTCAGTCATCACTTGACATCAGCAAGATACAATACAAcaag GATGTTGGGTATGCCATCTTGGAGAGCTACTCCAGGACTCTTGAGAGCTTAGCCTTTGCAGTTTTATCTCGGATCGAGGATGTTCTTCACGCTGATGCCATTGCTAGAGACCCAAAGCGCACGAAATCAAGGAGAAGGCCCAGTCTAGTTGACATCCCAGAGATCATTGACAATGCACTGGAGGAAGAGGAGACTGTGAACAGCATAGATGCCAATTCACAAGTGACCAACAACTCTATTCACTGGCAAGAGCAAGAACACGAGGACAAAGGCGCGAGGCTGAGGAAAGTCCACCGCATGGTCACAAAGAAACTTTTGCACATTGAGAAAGTTGATAATTTGGGGGGTGGGTTGAAAAGCTTTTCTCATAGGTAG
- the LOC127760541 gene encoding peroxiredoxin-2C, with translation MAPVAVGDTLPDGQLGWFDGEDKLQQVSVHGLAAGKKVVLFGVPGAFTPTCSNQHVPGFINQAEQLKAKGVDDILLVSVNDPFVMKAWAKSYPENKHVKFLADGLGTYTKALGLELDLSEKGLGIRSRRFALLADNLKVTVANIEEGGQFTISGAEEILKAL, from the exons ATGGCCCCGGTTGCCGTGGGCGACACCCTCCCCGACGGCCAGCTGGGGTGGTTCGACGGGGAGGACAAGCTGCAGCAGGTCTCCGTccacggcctcgccgccggcaagaaGGTCGTCCTCTTCGGCGTCCCCGGTGCCTTCACCCCGACCTGCAG CAATCAGCATGTGCCAGGATTCATAAATCAGGCTGAGCAGCTCAAAGCCAAGGGTGTAGACGACATCTTGCTTGTCAGTG TTAACGACCCCTTTGTCATGAAGGCGTGGGCAAAGTCATACCCTGAGAATAAGCATGTGAAATTCCTTGCCGATGGTTTGGGAACATACACCAAGGCACTTGGTCTTGAGCTTGACCTTTCGGAGAAAGGGCTTGGTATTCGTTCGAGACGGTTTGCTCTCCTTGCTGACAACCTCAAGGTTACTGTTGCAAACATTGAGGAAGGTGGCCAATTCACAATCTCTGGTGCTGAGGAGATCCTCAAGGCACTGTAA